One Nitrospira sp. ND1 genomic region harbors:
- a CDS encoding replication initiation factor domain-containing protein, which yields MTGSGGFTQTIDWLAFTLPKAEVADVITLIGGDWFQSETGFRGYPVAQLMTEGKTGVGKLGTGAPRNPKEVHVDLSAGIVSQWDETKLKAVLAWIFAQKGHVTRIDVALDDREASVAVETVRLAVEAGQVVSRSKQFKVIQASNHREGVRTGETLYFGSRESQTMLRVYDKRLELQARGREDAGLYGVRWEMEFKQDRAQACAKALLTLDAEDWRAFLVGVLRSYVDFRETTREAESYEKYRAPLLAWWEGLTEGFRRCRLVVERIQQRLDDVVAWFANALSPMLAVVVACRGDQFLTEMIYAGTKRWNQKHYALLKQRKKVVTPYVLHLKPRT from the coding sequence ATGACGGGTTCCGGAGGGTTCACCCAAACCATCGATTGGCTCGCCTTTACGTTGCCAAAAGCTGAAGTTGCGGACGTGATTACGCTGATTGGTGGGGATTGGTTCCAGAGTGAGACGGGCTTTCGCGGCTATCCCGTGGCGCAGCTTATGACGGAAGGCAAAACGGGCGTCGGGAAACTGGGGACTGGTGCTCCTCGCAACCCAAAGGAAGTGCATGTGGATCTGTCAGCGGGGATTGTCTCCCAGTGGGACGAGACCAAACTGAAAGCGGTTCTCGCGTGGATCTTTGCCCAGAAAGGTCATGTCACTCGCATCGATGTGGCGCTGGACGACCGGGAGGCGTCTGTCGCAGTGGAGACCGTCCGGCTGGCCGTGGAGGCCGGACAAGTGGTCAGCCGGTCCAAGCAGTTCAAAGTCATTCAAGCCTCGAATCATCGTGAGGGCGTTCGGACCGGAGAGACGCTCTACTTTGGGAGTCGAGAAAGCCAGACCATGCTGCGGGTCTATGACAAGCGGCTCGAACTTCAGGCCAGAGGCCGAGAAGACGCGGGATTGTACGGCGTCCGCTGGGAAATGGAATTCAAACAGGATCGGGCGCAAGCCTGCGCCAAAGCGCTGCTTACCCTCGATGCCGAAGATTGGCGGGCCTTTTTGGTCGGAGTGCTGCGTTCCTATGTCGATTTCCGAGAGACGACGCGAGAGGCCGAATCGTACGAGAAGTATCGCGCGCCGCTCTTGGCTTGGTGGGAAGGCTTAACCGAAGGCTTCAGGCGCTGTCGGCTCGTGGTCGAACGCATTCAACAGCGGCTGGATGATGTCGTCGCGTGGTTCGCCAACGCTCTCAGCCCCATGCTCGCCGTGGTCGTGGCCTGTCGCGGTGATCAGTTTCTGACGGAGATGATTTATGCGGGCACGAAACGATGGAACCAGAAGCACTATGCCCTGTTGAAGCAACGCAAGAAGGTGGTGACGCCCTATGTGCTTCATCTCAAACCTCGGACATAA
- a CDS encoding HEAT repeat domain-containing protein produces MIDDKDASDSTLRLILWKALIKYSTKKLCALLCDEDAIVRTSAAKQLHLRGTQAVYEKGAELCQCQEGYLREIGVFLLGQLGTPRRPFRKNSIPIAIYLLANDASHEVRAAAAAALGHLGASEASNELIKGAGDSSSEVRTCVAFALGAMTPSQEVKAALHKLTNDKDQEVRDWAKLSMEILHDKPTKKRRRPKPQSSSRE; encoded by the coding sequence ATGATAGATGACAAGGACGCCTCGGACTCAACGCTTAGATTAATCCTGTGGAAGGCGCTGATAAAATACAGCACCAAAAAGCTGTGCGCGCTGCTCTGCGATGAGGACGCTATTGTTAGAACCTCAGCAGCGAAGCAACTGCACCTTCGTGGAACTCAAGCAGTTTATGAGAAGGGAGCAGAATTATGTCAATGCCAGGAGGGTTATCTTCGAGAGATAGGCGTCTTTTTATTGGGGCAACTGGGCACTCCGAGGCGGCCGTTTCGCAAAAATTCGATTCCAATTGCGATTTACTTGTTAGCAAATGATGCTTCCCATGAAGTTAGAGCCGCCGCCGCTGCCGCCTTGGGACATCTTGGAGCATCAGAAGCAAGTAACGAATTGATAAAAGGTGCCGGAGACTCTAGCTCGGAGGTGAGAACCTGCGTTGCGTTCGCTCTGGGTGCCATGACACCTTCTCAAGAGGTCAAAGCAGCGTTGCATAAATTGACTAACGACAAGGATCAAGAAGTCAGAGACTGGGCGAAATTGAGCATGGAAATACTGCATGATAAGCCGACGAAGAAGCGACGGCGCCCCAAACCGCAGAGTTCGTCACGGGAATGA
- a CDS encoding integrase core domain-containing protein produces the protein MSERNPAARGRTAAVERFIGTVKRGLKEEPLTSDKDFEAKLTSIRLWYNHDRPHDHLQGRTPAEVWAGIDVLKARSS, from the coding sequence ATCAGCGAACGGAACCCGGCTGCCCGTGGCAGAACGGCCGCGGTCGAACGGTTTATTGGGACGGTCAAGCGAGGGCTGAAGGAAGAACCGCTGACAAGCGACAAGGACTTCGAGGCGAAACTCACCAGCATACGGCTGTGGTACAACCACGACCGCCCGCACGACCATCTGCAGGGCCGAACGCCAGCTGAAGTCTGGGCGGGAATCGATGTGTTGAAAGCACGTTCGAGCTAG
- a CDS encoding RHS repeat-associated core domain-containing protein produces MIALPQTENFKATLTCDELAMRLRYDPASQVTNILHQLTASSTPINKADYLYNGVGNRTSLTDRRGSQTFGYDSLDRLTSASHPLPGTPQSFAYDAVGNRTTAGNTTNAGNQLTADATRSYQYDDNGNLTRKTLLATGNYTQYTYDAENRLTKVEDFVAGNSTPAFTSTYRYDGLGRRIEKVANGQTKRYIYDGEDILLEYDGSNVLQARYTHGPGIGEPIAVTKGADTFFYHQDGLGSVTDLTDSAGVTTKSYAYDSYGNVLESPGTPDQLYSYTGREFDTESGLYYLRARYYDPTTGRFLQEDPIGFAGGDINVYRYVYNNPSTYFDPNGLGPTGAAGGAAIGTAVGAVAGGAFLGGVGAAGGTLALPGGGTIGGAAAGLNAGAALGAIAGAAIGAAIGSTVEDLLLQMSSVGNVGDTEIEADWAKAQSDARLRNCPISDRCSWLEDQAKAGKYSPERIKRQAKKWGCRGSRFSKGGRPR; encoded by the coding sequence ATGATTGCCCTTCCCCAAACTGAGAATTTCAAGGCCACCTTAACCTGCGACGAACTCGCAATGAGGTTACGCTATGATCCCGCGTCGCAGGTGACGAACATTCTCCACCAGCTCACCGCCAGCAGCACGCCGATCAACAAAGCCGACTATCTCTACAACGGCGTGGGGAATCGAACGAGCCTGACGGATCGCCGTGGCAGCCAGACCTTTGGCTACGACTCTCTGGACCGGCTCACGAGTGCGAGCCATCCGTTGCCGGGGACGCCGCAGAGCTTCGCCTACGATGCGGTGGGCAATCGCACGACGGCAGGGAATACGACGAATGCCGGGAATCAGCTCACCGCCGATGCGACGCGTAGCTACCAATACGACGACAACGGCAACCTGACGCGCAAGACGCTCCTCGCCACCGGCAACTACACGCAGTACACGTATGATGCCGAGAATCGGCTGACGAAGGTGGAAGACTTTGTGGCGGGCAATTCCACGCCCGCGTTCACGAGCACGTACCGGTATGATGGGCTTGGCCGTCGGATTGAGAAAGTCGCCAACGGCCAGACGAAGCGCTACATCTATGATGGCGAAGATATCCTGCTGGAGTACGATGGCAGCAATGTGCTTCAGGCGAGATATACCCATGGACCTGGGATTGGTGAGCCGATTGCGGTGACGAAGGGAGCCGACACGTTCTTCTATCATCAAGACGGCCTCGGTTCAGTCACGGACTTGACGGATTCAGCAGGCGTCACCACAAAAAGTTATGCCTATGATTCGTACGGAAATGTTTTAGAGAGTCCCGGCACGCCGGACCAGCTCTACAGCTATACGGGACGAGAATTCGATACGGAGAGCGGGTTGTACTACTTGCGTGCGCGTTATTATGACCCGACTACCGGAAGGTTTTTGCAAGAAGATCCAATTGGGTTTGCTGGTGGGGACATCAATGTGTACCGGTATGTGTATAACAATCCAAGCACCTATTTCGATCCTAATGGCTTGGGTCCCACGGGCGCTGCAGGGGGGGCGGCCATAGGGACCGCAGTCGGCGCCGTTGCTGGGGGGGCGTTTCTCGGAGGTGTTGGCGCTGCTGGCGGAACCTTAGCGCTCCCCGGTGGTGGAACAATTGGAGGTGCTGCAGCTGGTTTAAATGCTGGTGCTGCGCTTGGAGCTATAGCGGGTGCAGCGATCGGTGCTGCTATTGGTAGCACTGTCGAGGATTTGCTCCTTCAAATGTCTTCAGTTGGAAATGTGGGGGATACAGAAATTGAAGCAGATTGGGCAAAGGCTCAGAGCGACGCGCGCCTAAGAAACTGTCCAATCTCAGATCGTTGTAGTTGGTTAGAGGATCAGGCTAAGGCTGGAAAGTATTCACCAGAAAGAATTAAGCGTCAGGCGAAGAAGTGGGGGTGCAGAGGATCGCGTTTCTCTAAGGGAGGCAGGCCGAGGTAA
- a CDS encoding RHS repeat domain-containing protein, whose product MRSKVGLSYDPASQVTSILHQLTANSTQINKADYLYNGVGNRTSLTDRRGSQTFGYDNLDRLTSASHPMLATPQSFAYDPVGNRTTNNSTVNAGNQLTADATHNYAYDDNGNLTRKTLLATGNYTQYTYDAENKLTKVEEFAAGNPTAITTSSYRYDGLGRRIEKVANGQTKRYVYDGEDILFEYDGSNLLEARYTHGPGIDEPIAVTKGSSTYFYHQDGLGSVTDLTDSAGATAKSYAYDAYGNVLESPGTIDQPYTYTGRELDQETGLYYYRARYYDSTTGRFLQKDPVGLKAGPNGYWYANANPVFFVDPFGLMSRAQCDELRARIFRKVGDLIDDLIRYDPVADGIGGHPTRGGKKTSPGGHHNEIQQRQRGIGKDLAKYAKECTKRCNDGPPPPPLPEWVEEVATRPIPDVVYPVPQGPMLMGPVDSVPFPELPEFMVRPTFPRPLIIP is encoded by the coding sequence ATGAGATCCAAAGTGGGCTTATCATACGATCCCGCTTCGCAGGTCACCAGCATCCTGCATCAATTGACCGCGAATTCGACTCAAATCAACAAGGCCGACTATCTCTACAACGGGGTGGGGAATCGCACGAGTCTGACGGACCGGAGGGGAAGTCAGACGTTCGGCTACGACAACCTCGATCGCTTGACGAGCGCCTCCCATCCCATGTTAGCGACGCCGCAGAGCTTTGCATACGATCCGGTGGGCAATCGCACGACGAACAACAGCACCGTCAACGCCGGGAACCAGCTCACGGCGGACGCCACGCATAACTATGCGTATGATGACAATGGCAACCTCACGCGGAAGACCCTGCTGGCCACCGGCAATTACACACAATACACGTACGACGCCGAAAACAAATTGACCAAGGTCGAGGAGTTTGCGGCGGGGAATCCCACGGCGATCACGACGAGCAGCTATCGCTATGACGGCTTGGGTCGTCGAATTGAAAAGGTCGCCAATGGCCAGACCAAACGGTATGTCTACGACGGGGAGGATATTCTCTTCGAATATGACGGCAGCAATCTGCTCGAAGCGCGATATACGCACGGGCCTGGGATTGACGAACCGATTGCCGTCACCAAAGGCAGCTCCACGTACTTCTATCATCAAGATGGTCTCGGGAGCGTCACCGATCTGACCGACAGTGCTGGCGCGACGGCTAAAAGCTATGCCTACGATGCGTACGGAAATGTCCTCGAATCGCCGGGCACGATTGACCAGCCGTATACGTATACGGGGCGAGAGCTCGATCAAGAGACGGGGCTGTATTACTATCGGGCGAGATACTACGATTCGACGACGGGGAGGTTTTTGCAGAAGGATCCAGTGGGATTGAAAGCTGGCCCCAATGGGTATTGGTATGCCAATGCGAATCCAGTGTTCTTTGTAGACCCATTTGGGCTGATGAGCAGGGCTCAATGTGATGAGCTTCGGGCTCGAATTTTTCGGAAGGTTGGAGATCTCATCGATGACTTAATCAGGTATGACCCAGTCGCGGATGGGATTGGCGGTCATCCAACCCGCGGCGGTAAGAAAACGTCACCAGGTGGTCATCACAACGAGATCCAGCAGAGACAAAGAGGGATCGGTAAAGACCTTGCGAAGTACGCAAAGGAATGCACCAAACGTTGCAATGATGGGCCTCCGCCTCCGCCTCTTCCGGAGTGGGTTGAAGAGGTTGCCACCAGACCCATTCCCGATGTGGTGTATCCGGTCCCACAGGGCCCGATGCTCATGGGGCCGGTTGATTCCGTACCATTTCCTGAGCTGCCTGAGTTCATGGTGCGACCAACGTTCCCGCGGCCTCTAATAATACCTTGA
- a CDS encoding RHS repeat-associated core domain-containing protein, with translation MKDAKNQTTTFAYDSRNRLLSTTDPLGKIERYTYDGNDNLLTRITPKNETISFAYDAVNQLLSKTLPGSQVTSYLYDLAGNLTTVMDPDSVLTMTYDQAKRLLNVTTAGSPHQPTVSLGYAYDANGNRLTLADGIKTTSYHYDGLNRLTGLGDGVTLPPPTASLVAWWTGDGTAADAQGTNSGILRNGVAFAAGLAGQAFQFDGVDDEIGFTSTVGRFGFQATVDLWIKTTSTRRETIMSDRLTCTVTSPANAASWELQLQPNGTASVAVAGPDAGAGTTFVSGGVATTQRVNDGQWHRLGVVRNGTELRLYRDGQLEGFWNFLNGPPLLTSLPAGGLRIGSGGCGTSPFTGQLDEITMADRAWTVAELQAPRTQEQPVASYVYDALSRRIATTLSNGTQTTYSYDPASQVTNILHQLTATSAQINKADYLYNGVGNRTSLTDRRGSQTFGYDNLDRLTSASHPLLGTPQNFAYDPVGNRTTGGTVVNAGNQLTADTNHTYQYDDNGNLTRKTLLATGNYTQYTYDVENRLTQVQEFAAGNPTAVTTSTYRYDGLGRRIEKVANGQTKRYVYDGEDILLEYDGANTLQAKYTHGPGIDAPIAVTKGADTFFYHQDGLGSVTDLSDAAGATAKSYSYDSYGNILESPGTLEQPYTFTGREFDAESGLSYYRARYYDPASGRFLQQDPGSAGINSARLPRHPLDLVSQYVYAADNPIQLIDSFGNEPQEPGGVGVEACKYYDDVARVNRCKYHPYAREYCENPKQNPCIRSLASAGTISVIRQELIIEDQKARIDRSTEACDRPGCATAEAVTAYHKKVFAAHGIPEWCFPSWWLSARGTGDR, from the coding sequence GTGAAGGACGCCAAGAATCAGACCACCACCTTTGCCTACGACAGCCGGAACCGGCTCCTCAGCACCACCGATCCCCTTGGCAAGATCGAGCGGTACACCTATGACGGCAATGATAACTTGCTCACGCGAATCACGCCCAAGAACGAGACCATCAGCTTCGCCTACGATGCCGTGAACCAATTGCTCAGTAAGACCCTGCCGGGCAGCCAGGTGACGAGCTACCTCTATGATCTCGCCGGCAACTTGACCACCGTGATGGATCCGGATAGCGTGCTGACCATGACCTACGACCAGGCCAAGCGGTTGCTCAACGTCACCACCGCCGGTTCGCCCCATCAACCGACGGTCTCCCTCGGCTATGCCTATGATGCGAACGGCAATCGGCTGACCCTGGCCGACGGGATCAAGACAACCAGCTATCACTATGACGGGCTGAATCGCTTGACCGGATTGGGCGATGGCGTAACCCTGCCGCCGCCGACGGCGAGCTTGGTAGCCTGGTGGACAGGCGACGGCACGGCGGCCGATGCCCAAGGGACCAACTCCGGGATCTTGCGCAACGGGGTGGCGTTCGCGGCAGGCTTGGCGGGCCAAGCCTTTCAGTTCGACGGGGTGGACGACGAGATCGGCTTCACCAGCACGGTGGGTCGATTCGGGTTTCAGGCCACGGTGGATCTGTGGATCAAGACCACTTCGACGCGTCGTGAGACCATCATGAGCGACCGGCTCACCTGCACGGTCACGTCTCCGGCCAACGCGGCCTCCTGGGAGCTGCAGCTGCAACCGAACGGCACGGCCAGCGTTGCCGTGGCCGGACCCGACGCGGGGGCGGGGACGACGTTCGTGAGCGGCGGCGTGGCGACGACGCAGCGGGTCAACGATGGACAGTGGCATCGGCTCGGGGTGGTCCGCAATGGCACCGAACTCCGGCTCTATCGCGACGGCCAGCTGGAAGGCTTTTGGAACTTTCTCAACGGGCCGCCGCTCTTGACGAGCCTGCCGGCGGGCGGCCTGCGCATCGGCAGCGGGGGCTGTGGGACCAGTCCGTTCACTGGTCAGCTCGATGAGATCACGATGGCGGATCGGGCCTGGACGGTGGCCGAGCTCCAAGCGCCCCGGACGCAAGAGCAGCCGGTGGCAAGTTATGTCTATGATGCGCTCTCGCGCCGGATCGCCACGACCCTGTCGAATGGGACGCAGACGACCTACAGCTATGATCCCGCTTCGCAGGTCACGAATATCCTCCACCAACTCACAGCCACGAGTGCGCAGATTAACAAGGCGGACTACCTCTACAATGGGGTGGGGAATCGCACGAGTCTGACGGACCGGAGGGGAAGTCAGACGTTCGGCTACGACAACCTGGATCGGCTGACGAGTGCCTCGCATCCGTTACTGGGCACGCCGCAGAACTTCGCCTATGATCCGGTCGGCAATAGAACAACCGGTGGGACGGTGGTGAACGCCGGCAATCAGCTCACGGCAGATACGAACCATACCTATCAATATGACGACAACGGGAATCTCACGAGAAAGACCTTGCTCGCCACAGGGAACTATACTCAGTACACGTATGATGTGGAAAATCGGCTGACGCAGGTTCAAGAATTCGCCGCCGGCAATCCCACGGCTGTCACGACGTCAACGTACCGGTACGATGGCTTGGGCCGTCGGATTGAGAAGGTCGCCAACGGCCAGACGAAGCGGTACGTGTATGACGGCGAGGACATCTTGCTGGAGTACGACGGCGCGAACACCCTCCAAGCCAAATACACCCACGGGCCTGGGATTGATGCGCCGATCGCGGTGACGAAGGGAGCCGACACGTTCTTCTATCACCAAGATGGGCTGGGTTCCGTGACAGATCTCTCCGATGCTGCTGGTGCAACTGCGAAGTCGTATTCATATGACTCCTACGGGAACATTCTCGAATCGCCGGGCACGCTGGAGCAGCCCTATACGTTCACAGGAAGGGAGTTCGATGCAGAAAGCGGGCTCTCTTACTACAGAGCGAGATATTATGACCCGGCCAGTGGACGCTTCTTACAACAAGATCCTGGGTCGGCTGGAATAAACTCTGCTCGACTTCCGCGCCATCCGCTTGATCTGGTTTCGCAATATGTCTACGCGGCCGACAATCCGATTCAGCTGATTGATTCGTTCGGTAATGAACCACAAGAACCAGGTGGGGTGGGTGTCGAAGCGTGCAAATACTACGATGATGTAGCAAGAGTGAATAGGTGCAAGTATCATCCTTATGCGCGTGAGTATTGTGAGAATCCTAAGCAAAACCCGTGCATACGGTCTTTGGCCTCAGCAGGAACAATCAGCGTTATTCGTCAAGAGCTCATCATTGAAGATCAAAAAGCGCGCATCGATCGCTCAACGGAGGCATGTGACAGGCCGGGCTGTGCAACAGCTGAGGCCGTTACTGCGTATCACAAGAAAGTGTTTGCCGCGCATGGTATCCCTGAGTGGTGCTTCCCGTCTTGGTGGTTGTCAGCAAGAGGGACGGGAGATCGGTGA
- a CDS encoding LamG-like jellyroll fold domain-containing protein — MNPRLSTTFAYDGRNRLLSTTDPLGKIETYTYDGNDNLLTRITPKNETISFAYDAVNQLLSKTLPGSQVTSYLYDQVGNLTTVTDPDSVLAMTYDQANRLTTVKTDGSPNQPAVTLAYSYDPTGNRLSLTDPVQVAQYHYDALNRLQSLTQPSTPATQLPNLLAAWPGDGSAADPVGGQSGTLQLGTTFRPGVRQQAFAFDGVDDYVNIPDSPVLDNLSTTATLEAWIKPEVPVGAEAWLFARRDPFVSEGFSVALLQDGKIQLTVRTTTSPTGSVSRPPVRRLVLYHVVRIFLVNESRARA; from the coding sequence GTGAATCCACGGCTCAGCACCACCTTTGCCTACGATGGCCGCAACCGGCTGCTGAGCACCACCGATCCCCTCGGCAAGATCGAAACCTATACCTATGACGGCAACGACAATCTGCTCACGAGAATCACGCCCAAGAACGAGACCATCAGCTTCGCCTACGATGCCGTGAACCAATTGCTCAGTAAGACCCTGCCGGGCAGCCAGGTCACGAGCTACCTCTATGACCAAGTCGGCAACTTGACCACTGTGACGGATCCGGATAGCGTGCTGGCCATGACGTATGACCAGGCCAATCGTCTGACCACGGTCAAGACCGACGGCTCCCCGAATCAACCCGCCGTCACCCTGGCCTACAGCTATGACCCCACCGGAAACCGGCTGAGTTTGACCGATCCGGTCCAGGTGGCGCAGTACCACTACGATGCCTTGAATCGTCTGCAGTCCTTGACACAACCCAGCACGCCCGCGACCCAGTTGCCGAATCTGCTGGCCGCTTGGCCTGGTGACGGCAGCGCGGCCGATCCGGTTGGTGGGCAGAGCGGGACGCTGCAACTCGGCACGACCTTCAGGCCGGGGGTGCGACAACAGGCCTTTGCCTTCGATGGCGTGGATGACTATGTGAACATTCCGGATTCGCCCGTCCTCGATAACCTCAGCACCACTGCCACGCTGGAGGCCTGGATCAAGCCGGAGGTCCCCGTGGGAGCCGAAGCCTGGCTCTTCGCAAGACGAGATCCGTTTGTCAGCGAAGGGTTCTCGGTGGCGCTTTTGCAGGATGGCAAAATCCAACTGACCGTGCGGACGACCACCAGTCCCACCGGCTCGGTGTCCCGTCCGCCTGTCCGCCGTCTGGTTTTGTACCACGTGGTGCGGATTTTCCTTGTCAACGAGTCTCGTGCCCGTGCGTGA
- a CDS encoding helix-turn-helix domain-containing protein, translating to MEHTWLTVDELAAVLKVNPKSIRRAYRKGEIPVDRFCRFVRFNLERVKEALQAKGHHSSLLLPQKKEGQRSATGGASRRRAQRTSPRLGKTGASIAQKPRGKK from the coding sequence ATGGAGCACACCTGGTTGACCGTCGATGAGTTGGCCGCGGTCCTCAAAGTGAATCCCAAGTCGATTCGCCGAGCTTACCGCAAGGGTGAGATTCCCGTGGATCGATTCTGTCGTTTTGTGCGGTTCAACCTGGAGCGTGTGAAAGAAGCCCTCCAGGCGAAGGGGCATCATTCGTCCTTGCTTCTGCCTCAGAAGAAGGAGGGACAGCGCAGCGCGACCGGCGGCGCCAGCCGGCGGCGCGCGCAGCGGACCAGCCCCCGACTTGGTAAGACGGGGGCGTCTATCGCACAGAAGCCAAGGGGGAAGAAATGA